One Epinephelus moara isolate mb chromosome 20, YSFRI_EMoa_1.0, whole genome shotgun sequence genomic window carries:
- the cry2 gene encoding cryptochrome-2, which produces MVVNSVHWFRKGLRLHDNPVLQEALNGADTVRCVYILDPWFAGAANVGINRWRFLLEALEDLDSSLKKLNSRLFVVRGQPTDVFPRLFKEWKVTRLTFEYDPEPYGKERDGAIIKMAQEFGVETVVRNSHTLYNLDRIIEVNNNSPPLTFKRFQTIVSRLELPRRPLPPITKQQMDKCRTKIADNHDQLYSIPSLEELGFKTEGLPPAVWHGGESEALDRLNKHLDKKVWVANLEHPRVNTCSLYASPTGLSPYLRFGCLSCRVLYYNLRELYMKLRKRCSPPLSLFGQLLWREFFYTAATNNPNFDRMDGNPICVQIPWDQNPEALAKWAEGRTGFPWIDAIMTQLRQEGWIHHLARHAVACFLTRGDLWISWESGMKVFEELLLDADWSVNAGSWMWLSCSAFFQQFFHCYCPVGFGRRTDPSGDYIRRYIPILKDYPNRYIYEPWNAPESVQKAANCVVGVDYPKPMINHAEGSRLNIERMKQVYQQLSHYRGLSLLASVPTIQEEAEPSQTSSGPDSPPKGPAECEAACCSTAPDSSTVCASSTYAPHPDLEEAANSHLSQRPCASLGSHTQLCAAITSTSASHPLSTAAPPSPPSVPAMSLLSRSKPSSPSSSCPSSSPSPSPAMTMTQPSSVGHRKKGVARKMRRSHRQRGRQSFTSAVREGERRAEEEDKEEAAGEERMEEDFEQDEERMEEGTPEETAGHQQ; this is translated from the exons ATGGTGGTGAATTCAGTGCACTGGTTTCGCAAAGGTCTGCGTTTGCACGATAATCCGGTGTTGCAGGAGGCCCTTAATGGAGCAGACACAGTGCGCTGTGTTTATATCTTGGACCCGTGGTTTGCTGGCGCCGCTAACGTGGGGATCAACCGATGGAG gttTCTGCTGGAGGCTTTGGAGGACCTGGACAGCAGTCTGAAGAAACTCAATTCCAGATTGTTTGTTGTCAGAGGGCAGCCTACTGATGTTTTCCCGAGGCTTTTTAAG GAATGGAAAGTGACCAGGCTGACATTTGAATATGACCCAGAGCCTTATGGGAAGGAGAGGGATGGGGCTATCATCAAGATGGCCCAAGAGTTTGGAGTGGAGACTGTTGTCAGAAACTCGCACACCCTCTACAACCTGGATAG GATAATAGAGGTGAACAACAACAGCCCTCCACTGACCTTTAAGCGGTTTCAGACCATTGTGAGCAGACTGGAGTTGCCCAGGAGACCTCTGCCTCCCATCACCAAGCAACAGATGGATAAATGTCGCACTAAAATAGCTGACAATCATGACCAGCTATACAGTATACCTTCACTGGAAGAACTAG GTTTCAAGACAGAAGGTTTACCTCCAGCTGTGTGGCACGGAGGAGAGTCGGAGGCTTTGGACAGACTCAACAAACATCTGGACAAAAAG GTGTGGGTGGCCAACTTAGAGCACCCTCGTGTCAACACGTGCTCTCTGTATGCCAGTCCCACTGGCCTCAGCCCCTACCTGCGCTTCGGCTGTCTGTCCTGTAGGGTGTTGTACTACAACCTCAGAGAGCTCTACATGAAG CTCCGTAAACGTTGCAGTCCTCCTCTGTCCCTGTTCGGCCAGCTGTTATGGAGGGAGTTCTTCTACACAGCTGCCACCAACAACCCAAACTTTGACCGCATGGACGGAAACCCCATCTGTGTCCAG ATCCCATGGGACCAGAACCCAGAGGCACTGGCCAAGTGGGCTGAGGGTCGGACTGGTTTTCCCTGGATTGACGCCATCATGACCCAGCTCAGACAGGAGGGCTGGATCCACCACCTGGCCCGACACGCCGTGGCCTGTTTCCTCACCAGGGGAGACCTGTGGATCAGCTGGGAGAGCGGCATGAAG gtgtttgaggagctgctgctggatgCAGACTGGAGTGTAAATGCTGGAAGCTGGATGTGGCTGTCCTGCAGTGCCTTCTTCCAGCAGTTCTTCCACTGCTACTGTCCCGTTGGCTTTGGAAGGAGGACTGACCCGTCAGGAGACTACATCAG GCGTTACATTCCCATCTTAAAGGACTACCCAAACCGCTACATCTATGAGCCATGGAACGCCCCGGAGTCGGTCCAGAAGGCAGCCAACTGTGTGGTGGGAGTGGATTACCCCAAACCTATGATCAACCACGCAGAGGGCAGCAGGCTAAACATTGAGAGAATGAAACAAGTTTACCAGCAGCTCTCACATTACAGAGGACTCA gtctACTGGCATCGGTACCAACGATCCAAGAGGAGGCGGAGCCGTCTCAGACCAGCAGTGGACCCG ATTCTCCTCCCAAAGGTCctgctgagtgtgaagcagctTGTTGCTCCACAGCTCCTGATTCATCCACAGTGTGTGCATCCTCCACCTATGCTCCACACCCAGACCTGGAGGAGGCAGCCAACAGTCACCTATCCCAGAGACCCTGCGCCTCCTtgggctcacacacacagctctgtgcAGCCATAACATCTACATCTGCCAGCCATCCTCTGTCCACAGCAGCTCCTCCCTCCCCACCCTCAGTACCAGCCATGAGCCTTCTGTCAAGGTCCAAACCTTCCTCCCCTTCCTCGTCATGTCCCAGCTCGTCCCCGTCCCCCAGTCCAGCCATGACCATGACTCAGCCGTCCTCTGTGGGGCATAGGAAGAAAGGTGTCGCTCGCAAGATGCGGCGCAGCCACAGACAGCGAGGGCGACAGAGCTTCACTTCAGCAgtcagggagggagagaggagagcagaggaggaggacaaggaggaagcagcaggggaggagaggatggaggaggactTTGAGCAGGATGAGGAGAGAATGGAGGAGGGGACTCCTGAAGAGACAGCAGGACATCAGCAGTGA